From the Centropristis striata isolate RG_2023a ecotype Rhode Island chromosome 5, C.striata_1.0, whole genome shotgun sequence genome, the window CTCATTAAGTTGCTGGAGTTGCTTACTACGAAGGACAAGAAGGGGTTAATGATGATTCAGATCGTAATTTGTCATATCCGATCATGTTGTGAGGATCAACAGTTTAAAATTTAACCAGCATTTGTGCCATAAAATTTAGATTAAGATTTATGAGACCGTGTGTTGTTAAGCACTGAGTTTATAACTGTGTGAGTAGCAGTGTCCTGCTTTGCCAAGAAGCAGTTGAATCAAGGCAGAGTAGCTCCTCATGTATATGATTTTTAATGAAGAGAACTGGCACTGACAGAATAAAAAGGAAGGCACGTGAGCTCAGCGTTGTAAATTCACAATTTCAGACTTGTTGTAGTATGAAACAGATGCTATTCGGCTATTTGatgttatttttcattgttaaaaataaaaacatgtttattactCTTATATTCCCAATGAGACTTTTTCATTCTTTAACATTTAGGATTACTATATTACTTTTATAGTATGTGTTATAGGAACATATAGGAAAAGTGCCCATACCTTTGATCTTATTGGCTTGTAAATAAAGGTTCTCCAGGTTCCTACTGACAACAGGGATCTTCTCCAGTTTATTGAAAGAAAGGTCAAGCTCAACAAGCGTGCTGATATTGAAGACATTGGATGGAAGTCCTTTATCAGTCAGCTTGTTATGAGCCAACCGGACAAACTGCAGTTTGGGATGCATTGTAAGAAAGCCTGCAGGCACACTCTCAATGCTATTAAACTCCAGGTAGAGTTGCTGCAGCCTTTCTGGGAGGTTGTCTGGGATTTTTCTCAATCTGTTTTTCCTCATATCCAGCAGCGTCAGAGACTTCAGTCCCTTGAACACACCTCCAACGTCCTCGATGACATTTGCTTGGAGCTGAAGGGTGGTGAGGTTGACCATCCCCTCCAATGACTTGGATTGGATTTTTGAGATCTTGTTGTTTCCGAGTCGCAGGTCTGTGATGGACTTGGGCAAGTTGGGAGGCATACGCACAAGTTCATTGTGATCCAAGAGGAGCCGGTCCAGGTGCTTGAGTTTGCTGAACACGTTCTTGCCAATCTTGTCTGAGTTAAGCTGGTTGTGGAACAAAACGATCCATACCAGATTGGTAGCGTTGTCAAAGACGCCATCGTGAATGCCTGTGATCTGGTTCCGCTGCAGGTAGACATACTTAATATGTGAAGGGACATAGGGCACATGCTGAAGGTTACGGCTGTGACAGAACATAGCTGTGGGGAAGGATGAGGGGCAGTCACACTCCAGGGGGCAGTCCACATCCTCAACCCTCCAGCCAGCGTGCCGCCGCCGCCCTCGCAAATGGGACAGCCACTGGATCTGGCTGTAATGCTGGCAGATGCTCAGGTCCACAATCCCCATAACGAGGAGCAACACTGTCCACATGATCACTGATAGGAACCCcaggaaggaaagaaaatgaagaaattacCTTCAAAACTTATtccaaaacacatatttgaaaaACTCGACTCCTCTCTGCTCCacataaatgtacagtaggtaCAATATACCTACCAGTTGGTTGATCAGACACGATGCCTCCTCCCTTGTGCGCTTCGTCTTTGTCTTCCTCAGACTGAGTGGAATATGTTGTTGGTATAGAGTAAATACCCCCCTCTCTAAGCCCCAGCCTCAGACACCCACCCTCATTAGAGGACATACATTTTTCCAGCTTGCATGTAAAACCTAAAGCACAACATATCACCTCCAGCCATGTCAATATCAATCCCATCTGTGAGTTGGTGCAGACATCtgctttttaactgtttttctgcCTTGCTGTCTCATGCCTTATCATTAAGACAGGCACTTGAAGTCTGGCTTGCTGTTTATTGCAGCAGTGTGGGGGTTATGGAGAAAGTGGGGGTTTATGGTATAGAAAATTTAACAAACATGCTAGACGCTGTAATTAGGGGTGTTTTCTTCCTGATACAGCTTTGTAAAAGTGCCTCCACACGCCTTATTTTTATGGCACc encodes:
- the fmodb gene encoding fibromodulin — protein: MWTVLLLVMGIVDLSICQHYSQIQWLSHLRGRRRHAGWRVEDVDCPLECDCPSSFPTAMFCHSRNLQHVPYVPSHIKYVYLQRNQITGIHDGVFDNATNLVWIVLFHNQLNSDKIGKNVFSKLKHLDRLLLDHNELVRMPPNLPKSITDLRLGNNKISKIQSKSLEGMVNLTTLQLQANVIEDVGGVFKGLKSLTLLDMRKNRLRKIPDNLPERLQQLYLEFNSIESVPAGFLTMHPKLQFVRLAHNKLTDKGLPSNVFNISTLVELDLSFNKLEKIPVVSRNLENLYLQANKIKEFSLTSFCGTVDMTNFSRLRMLRLDANEISAKDIPAEAAYCLRHVGFIDV